Proteins encoded together in one Lathyrus oleraceus cultivar Zhongwan6 chromosome 5, CAAS_Psat_ZW6_1.0, whole genome shotgun sequence window:
- the LOC127085113 gene encoding cytochrome b561 domain-containing protein At4g18260: MRIHQKKFISFLFQTCLVLLLFPTVSSSQPHHKIKDNNHIKMSPRLEFEITLHGFLLWASMGFLMPLGILAIRLSNREENPRWLRILFYVHTIFQMIAVLLATAGAIMSIKNFNNLFNNNHQRLGVALYGIIWLQVFFGIFRPKRGSKRRSVWFFSHWILGTAVTFLGVLNVYIGLAAYHEKTSKGITTWNLLFTIQISLIVFFYLFQEKWFYIQKQRVVLSNEEIVPKEMVL, translated from the exons ATGAGAATCCATCAAAAAAAGTTTATTTCTTTCCTCTTTCAAACATGTCTTGTTTTGCTCTTATTTCCCACTGTTAGTTCTTCACAACCTCACCACAAAATTAAAGATAACAACCACATTAAG ATGAGTCCAAGACTTGAATTTGAAATTACATTACATGGATTTCTTCTTTGGGCTTCAATGGGATTCTTAATGCCTCTTGGTATACTTGCTATTAGACTATCAAATAGAGAAGAAAATCCAAGGTGGCTTAGAATTTTATTCTATGTTCATACAATTTTCCAG ATGATTGCTGTACTTCTTGCAACCGCAGGAGCAATTATGTCTATAAAAAATTTCAACAACCTCTTCAACAATAATCATCAAAGATTAGGGGTTGCACTTTATGGTATTATATGGCTACAAGTATTTTTTGGTATCTTTAGACCCAAAAG GGGATCTAAAAGAAGAAGTGTTTGGTTTTTTTCACATTGGATACTTGGAACTGCAGTCACATTCTTGGGTGTTTTGAATGTTTATATTGGTTTAGCAGCTTACCATGAAAAAACATCAAAAGGCATAACAACTTGGAATTTACTTTTCACCATTCAGATATCATTGATTGTGTTTTTCTACCTTTTTCAAGAAAAATGGTTCTACATTCAAAAACAAAGAGTGGTTTTGAGCAACGAAGAAATTGTTCCAAAGGAGATGGTATTGTAG